The DNA segment TGGAATTATATTTTAATCATCAATGCCTTAGTATTAGCGATTGCCGGTATTCGTAGTGGCTGGAGTTTAGCTTTATATTCGATTATCTTTCAATTTGTTTCAACACAAGTGGTGAATACGATGTATTCTCGTTATAAATTATCACGAATGGAAATCATTACTGACTATCCTGAAGATGTAAGCCAAAGAATTTTTAAGCTCTATCGCCATGGTATTACGCAAATTCAAGTCTTGGGAGTGTATAAGAAACGCACACATAATTTATTGATGTTAACGGTGAATCAGAGTCAAGTGGCGAATATTGTGCAGGCGGTGAAAAAGGTGGATCCTATGGCTTTTGTGACAGTTTATGAAGTGGAAAGAGTCATTGGTAATTTCTACCAGCAACCAGTGGAATAATATGCAGTTAGAATTGAAAGCTAATAAAAAGAAATGTAGATTTCTATTTTAGAAACCTACTTTATGGATAATATATAGGAAGTCGTTCTACTTTTTGAATTGGATGGTCATACCCATCCTTTTTTGTACCTTCCATAAGGTCTTATTGGCAATAGGGTTAGCTCTTTCAGCCCCTTCCTTTAAAATCTCATCCACATGACCCGCAGCTTCGAAACGTTTGTAATTAGATTGAATTTTTTCTAACTCACAAACAACACTGTCAGCAACGACTTTCTTGAAATCGCTATAACCTTTACCTTCAAATTCCTTTTCAATATCAGCCATGGATTTATTATGGTTTAAAGCAGAATATATTTGCATTAAGTTAGAGATACCGGGTTGATTCTCTGGATCATAATGAACTTTAGCTACCATATCCGTAACGGCTGCCATAATCTTTTTGCGTGCCACTTTTGAATCATCTAACAAATAAACAATGCCTTTTTCACTATCATCTGATTTCGACATCTTTTTCTTAGGATTTTGTAAGGACATAATCCGAGCGCCCGTTTTCGGCACAACCGGTTCGGGAATTTGGAAATCACAACCATACTTATTATTCATTCTCTCCGCTAAATTACGAGTTAATTCGACGTGTTGCTTTTGGTCTTCACCAACTGGTACATAATCGGCTCCATAAAGTAAGATATCCGCCGCCATTAAAGAGGGATAGGTATAAATACCACCAGTTAAAGAAGTTTCGCCTTTGGCTTGTTTATCCTTGAATTGTGTCATTCGATTTAATTCACCAAGGTAGGTGTTACTGGTCATAATAAAACCAAGTTGAGCGTGGGCAGGCACATCAGTTTGTAAGAAGATAGTTGATTTTTTAGGGTCAAGACCACAAGCCAAGTATAATAAGATACAATCTTTTAAATTCTTTTTTAAAATCTTTGGATCTTGGGGCACGGTGATGCAATGCAAATTCGCAATAAACACAAACATTTCGTAGTCATCTTGTAGCTGAACAAAGTTCTTCAGAGCACCAATGTAGTTACCTAGGTGTAATTGTCCCGTAGGCTTAATTCCACTTAACATTTTTTTCATAAAATACCTCAATT comes from the Bulleidia sp. zg-1006 genome and includes:
- the trpS gene encoding tryptophan--tRNA ligase, which encodes MKKMLSGIKPTGQLHLGNYIGALKNFVQLQDDYEMFVFIANLHCITVPQDPKILKKNLKDCILLYLACGLDPKKSTIFLQTDVPAHAQLGFIMTSNTYLGELNRMTQFKDKQAKGETSLTGGIYTYPSLMAADILLYGADYVPVGEDQKQHVELTRNLAERMNNKYGCDFQIPEPVVPKTGARIMSLQNPKKKMSKSDDSEKGIVYLLDDSKVARKKIMAAVTDMVAKVHYDPENQPGISNLMQIYSALNHNKSMADIEKEFEGKGYSDFKKVVADSVVCELEKIQSNYKRFEAAGHVDEILKEGAERANPIANKTLWKVQKRMGMTIQFKK